Genomic segment of Yoonia sp. R2331:
ACCAATTCACTCACCCCTCTGTCCTGCGGGACAAGCGCGCACAGCAATCGCAACCGCGCGGGATTGGAAAGAGATTTCATCAGCTCTGCGGCTTCATCAGCAGCAGCGGTCATTGGATCAACGCTAACTTTAATGTCCATGGTCATGTCACGAAGCTAACGACTGAAGCGATACATTTCAATATTGCAATGTTTCTGATTTGCCCTATCCTGAACCCATTGAAAACCGGAGATCGCCATGACACCCGATGTAACCGCCTTCTTTGATTCTGCCACAAATACAGTATCTTACGTCGTCAAAGAACCCAATGGCACACAATGTGCGATCGTCGACTCAGTTCTTGACTACGATCAGGCTGCCGGGCGCACGGACACCAGTTCAGCTGACAAAATGATCGCTCATATTAAAGACAATGATCTAACAGTGGCTTGGATCCTGGAAAGCCACGTGCATGCCGACCATCTTTCGGCAGCGCCTTACCTGCAAGACGCTTTGGGCGGCAAAATTGGGATCGGCAACCAGATCACCGTCGTGCAGGACACCTTTGGCAAAATCTTCAACGAAGGCACGCAGTTTCAGCGTGACGGGTCACAGTTTGACGGATTGTTCGCCGACGGTGACAGTATCCATATCGGGCAAATGCGCTGTGATGTGATGCACACGCCCGGACACACGCCCGCATGCCTGACCTATGTTATCGGCGACGCGGCCTTTGTCGGTGATACGCTTTTCATGCCCGATTTCGGCACGGCGCGCTGCGACTTTCCCGGCGGCTCTGCTGATGACCTCTATCACTCGATCCAGCGCATACTTTCCCTGCCGGATGAGACTCGCATCTTTGTCGGCCACGACTACAAAGCACCGGGCCGTGAAGAGTTCGCTTGGGAAACCACAGTTGGCGAACAAAAGGCGATGAACGTTCACGTGGGCGCAGGCAAACCGCTCGCGGATTTTGTCGCCATGCGCACTGAACGCGACGCCAAGTTGGGCATGCCTCGGCTTATCCTGCCAAGCCTGCAAACCAACATGCGCGCGGGACATATGCCGGAACCGGATGACAACGGCACACGGTACTTCAAAGTTCCGATCAACACGCTCTAGGAATTAACATGCCAACAGACTGGATTTGGGGGCTCCTCGGCGGGGGCCTGATTGGAACGGCTGCGGCCATCTTTCTTTTAGTGAACGGCCGGATCATGGGCGCATCCGGCATTCTTGGCGGACTGGTCGATGGATCCGGTCGTGATACTGCGCGTGAACGGCTGTCTTTGCTGGCGGGTCTGATCGGTGTGCCTTTCGTCCTGGCGCTCTTGATCGGAGGTGCGGAGACGCACCTGACGCCTAACCTGCTTTTGGTGATCTCCAGCGGCCTGCTCGTCGGTGTCGGCACGCGGATTGCAAACGGCTGCACCTCAGGCCACGGGGTCTGTGGTATCAGTCGCCTCTCGCGACGCGGCATCGTCGCTACGCTGTTCTATATTGGTGCCGGCGCCGTCACCGTGGCGCTCCTCAAGAACCTACTTGGGGTCGTCTGATGCGCAATATCTTTGCATTTCTTGTGGGCGGCCTTTTTGGCACGGGGCTGCTGCTCTCAGGTATGACCGACACGCGCAAGGTGCGTGGCTGGCTTGATCTCTTTGGCGACTGGGATCCGACGCTGGCTTTTGTGATGGGTGGCGCGATCGTACCGATGGCACTGGCCTGGCGGTTTGTGCCCGGACGCGCGCCGATCATGGGCGGTAGCTTCCCCGCACCCCCTTCCCCCGCGCTCGGCCGCAACTTGATTGTCGGCTCGGTGCTGTTTGGTGTCGGTTGGGGTCTGTCCGGTCTTTGTCCGGGACCCGCTGCTGCCTCACTCGGCTTTGGCGGTTTTGGCGGCGCTGTGTTCTTTGTGGCGATGATCCTTGGTATGTTAGCGGCCCCTGCACTGCGGAACCGTCTGGACGCTGTGGCTGCGGCGGGCTAGGTAACGACATGGAAATTCGCCCGATCACACCGACCTACACAGTCTCTCCGCAAATTGACCCCGCTGACATTCCAGCGATCAAAGCTGCGGGCTATGTCACCATCATCAATAACCGGCCCGATGCAGAAATCCCGCCCAGTCACCAAAGTGCTGCGATGCGCGCGCTTGCCGAAGAGGCAGGGTTGGGATTTGTCGACAACCCCGTAACCCATCAAGGGCTCAATATGGAAATGGTGACAGCCCAACGTGATGTCATGGACGCCGCCGATGGTCCGGTCTTTGCCTATTGCGCCTCGGGCACACGTTGCACCATCGTCTGGGCTTTGGGTCAGGCAGAGCGAATGTCGACCGACGATATTCTGGCCGCCGCGGCAGAACAAGGCTATGATATTGGCGGGATGCGCCGTCAGCTTGACGCACTTCGGTAATGGCCGAATTCCGGCAAGTTCGACACGCTCAGCAAGCTACCAAAGGCACCAGCATCCCATCCTTTCAAGTCCTCTAGACCTGCGCCGATAAAGCTGGCTATACGGCATTTCCAGCCATCGCCGGCGCAACCTCAGCAACATCCGGCACGGCAGCAGATTGTGGCGGCAGCGCACGCAGATCAAGTTTTGGTCCGTCTTCCACGCGCACCGCGATTTGCCCGGCAACCTGACCCAGCCGCGCTTTTGCGACTAATCGCCCGTCAGGGGCAAGCAATCGCACGGTATCAACGGTACACCCGCTTAAGGGGAGCAATTGCCCGACTTCCAGTTGCGTAGCGGTCAACAATGGCACCTTGAATTGATGCAGCACTGCGTCCAGACGCGCCGGTGCCGCCAGCACGGCCTCGGGAAATGCGGTCGCCCAGTCGTTTTGTGGTCGGTGTTCGGTTTTCTTAGGCAGCGGGATCGCGGTTTGCGGTGGCAGGGCCAGCAGCACCTCTGCCTTGCGGGCACCGTCCAGCATTTCAACTGAGATCCGGATCAAGCGATAGACCTGATCGGGAAGGACAAACCCCGTGGCCCGTGGTCCACCCAACCGCGACATCAGCCCAGCCCCAGCCACCC
This window contains:
- a CDS encoding FliM/FliN family flagellar motor C-terminal domain-containing protein; protein product: MNDNAPQTVLEKMTHRVATAVPDVPLTATRAVTLAVTRAAQNSVALTLNVARVSEDLVELDDLLSELSLDVLIRGLGTGNAVRGVIACDAAMCSAAVEVQTTGRVASRDNEQRPVTRTDAALIEPFLKNLVQELDNTTAQTALDGWVAGAGLMSRLGGPRATGFVLPDQVYRLIRISVEMLDGARKAEVLLALPPQTAIPLPKKTEHRPQNDWATAFPEAVLAAPARLDAVLHQFKVPLLTATQLEVGQLLPLSGCTVDTVRLLAPDGRLVAKARLGQVAGQIAVRVEDGPKLDLRALPPQSAAVPDVAEVAPAMAGNAV
- a CDS encoding DUF6691 family protein, whose translation is MRNIFAFLVGGLFGTGLLLSGMTDTRKVRGWLDLFGDWDPTLAFVMGGAIVPMALAWRFVPGRAPIMGGSFPAPPSPALGRNLIVGSVLFGVGWGLSGLCPGPAAASLGFGGFGGAVFFVAMILGMLAAPALRNRLDAVAAAG
- a CDS encoding YeeE/YedE family protein, translating into MPTDWIWGLLGGGLIGTAAAIFLLVNGRIMGASGILGGLVDGSGRDTARERLSLLAGLIGVPFVLALLIGGAETHLTPNLLLVISSGLLVGVGTRIANGCTSGHGVCGISRLSRRGIVATLFYIGAGAVTVALLKNLLGVV
- a CDS encoding MBL fold metallo-hydrolase, whose translation is MTPDVTAFFDSATNTVSYVVKEPNGTQCAIVDSVLDYDQAAGRTDTSSADKMIAHIKDNDLTVAWILESHVHADHLSAAPYLQDALGGKIGIGNQITVVQDTFGKIFNEGTQFQRDGSQFDGLFADGDSIHIGQMRCDVMHTPGHTPACLTYVIGDAAFVGDTLFMPDFGTARCDFPGGSADDLYHSIQRILSLPDETRIFVGHDYKAPGREEFAWETTVGEQKAMNVHVGAGKPLADFVAMRTERDAKLGMPRLILPSLQTNMRAGHMPEPDDNGTRYFKVPINTL
- a CDS encoding TIGR01244 family sulfur transferase; translation: MEIRPITPTYTVSPQIDPADIPAIKAAGYVTIINNRPDAEIPPSHQSAAMRALAEEAGLGFVDNPVTHQGLNMEMVTAQRDVMDAADGPVFAYCASGTRCTIVWALGQAERMSTDDILAAAAEQGYDIGGMRRQLDALR